In Zingiber officinale cultivar Zhangliang chromosome 8B, Zo_v1.1, whole genome shotgun sequence, a single genomic region encodes these proteins:
- the LOC122016959 gene encoding DNA polymerase zeta processivity subunit-like isoform X2, translating into MDRKNASPQGETARVLTEFLEVAVNCIVFLKGFYPPAAFERRRYMNVVVQKARHPQLADYIHSATSNLLPFVQKGLVERVNVTFYDKEHIPLEKFVFKIDVNQSYNSKVEESDIGFALRAFLIKLTVAKPATKPLPPSSGWEITAYFRALPQGSSKEKEAQLWIPTDTKQWLQPPDITPIKSMSSQPLKVQLYLEHPNPCEPKKLEE; encoded by the exons ATGGATCGCAAGAACGCCTCTCCACAAG GCGAAACGGCTCGTGTCCTGACGGAGTTCTTGGAGGTCGCCGTTAACTGCATCGTCTTCCTCAAAGGCTTCTATCCTCCAG cggcGTTTGAGAGAAGAAGATACATGAACGTGGTGGTGCAGAAAGCGAGGCATCCGCAGCTCGCCGACTACATCCACTCCGCCACCTCCAATCTCCTCCCATTTGTGCAAAAG GGGTTGGTGGAGCGAGTGAATGTTACCTTCTATGACAAAGAGCACATCCCGCTCGAGAAGTTTGTGTTCAAGATAGATGTTAACCAATCTTACAACTCCAAGGTGGAAGAGAGTGATATCGGATTTGCTCTGAGAGCTTTCCTCATCAAACTGACAGTCGCTAAGCCAGCAACCAAACCCCTTCCACCCA GTAGCGGCTGGGAGATCACTGCTTATTTTCGAGCCCTTCCTCAAGGCAGCAGCAAGGAAAAGGAAGCTCAGCTGTGGATCCCAACTGACACGAAGCAGTGGCTGCAACCGCCGGATATAACGCCCATTAAATCTATGAGCAGCCAACCATTGAAAGTGCAGCTCTATTTGGAGCATCCTAATCCTTGTGAACCTAAGAAACTAGAAGAGTAG
- the LOC122017368 gene encoding protein TONNEAU 1a-like → MDDYAREMMELKTLVTRTLEKKGVLARIRAELRASVFEAIEEEDRVAENNSNLSPALLGCCNDRAKQLHISPSGRLLTALIGEYLDWAQLGHTLKVYLPECNLPRDFWKEELKDFSSSNKNGESGPLLLDVLEGYLKYENLMQNRLAGGSLINSDSESVSSAEIRNVRRPSGLSSSSAVPGGLPALDRPIPRVHSSDRRSGSSVSSTRKDDYMWRYDAEVSDDIIQAANALENIHLDRKARNMTTTWRQANDGIIEDIGMMDRQ, encoded by the exons ATGGACGACTACGCAAGGGAGATGATGGAGCTCAAGACTCTGGTCACCCGCACCCTCGAGAAGAAAGGCGTCCTCGCCAGGATTAGG GCTGAGCTCAGAGCAAGTGTATTCGAGGcaatagaagaagaagatagagtGGCTGAAAACAATAGCAATCTCTCCCCTGCATTACTAGGATGCTGTAATGATCGGGCAAAGCAACTGCATATTTCTCCATCag GCAGGTTATTAACAGCATTAATTGGTGAATATTTGGACTGGGCTCAGTTAGGCCATACCCTCAAAGTTTATCTGCCCGAGTGCAATTTG cCAAGGGATTTCTGGAAAGAAGAACTGAAAGATTTTAGTAGTTCAAACAAGAATGGTGAAAGTGGTCCACTGCTTTTAGATGTGCTTGAAGGTTATCTGAAGTACGAG AATCTTATGCAAAATAGGTTGGCTGGCGGCAGCTTAATTAATTCAGACTCAGAGTCCGTATCAAGTGCAGAAATCAGGAATGTTCGTAGGCCGTCAGGATTGTCATCATCATCTGCTGTTCCTGGCGGATTACCTGCTTTGGACCG GCCGATCCCTCGGGTTCACTCATCAG ATAGAAGGTCAGGTTCCTCAGTTTCCTCAACTAGGAAGGATGATTATATGTGGAGATATGATGCTGAAGTCTCAGATGATATAATTCAAGCTGCAAATGCTTTAGAAAACATTCATCTTGACAGAAAAGCACGGAATATGACAACAACTTGGAG GCAAGCAAATGACGGCATCATTGAAGATATTGGAATGATGGATCGTCAGTAG
- the LOC122016959 gene encoding DNA polymerase zeta processivity subunit-like isoform X1, which produces MDRKNASPQGETARVLTEFLEVAVNCIVFLKGFYPPAAFERRRYMNVVVQKARHPQLADYIHSATSNLLPFVQKVFILQKTGLVERVNVTFYDKEHIPLEKFVFKIDVNQSYNSKVEESDIGFALRAFLIKLTVAKPATKPLPPSSGWEITAYFRALPQGSSKEKEAQLWIPTDTKQWLQPPDITPIKSMSSQPLKVQLYLEHPNPCEPKKLEE; this is translated from the exons ATGGATCGCAAGAACGCCTCTCCACAAG GCGAAACGGCTCGTGTCCTGACGGAGTTCTTGGAGGTCGCCGTTAACTGCATCGTCTTCCTCAAAGGCTTCTATCCTCCAG cggcGTTTGAGAGAAGAAGATACATGAACGTGGTGGTGCAGAAAGCGAGGCATCCGCAGCTCGCCGACTACATCCACTCCGCCACCTCCAATCTCCTCCCATTTGTGCAAAAGGTTTTTATCCTTCAAAAAACG GGGTTGGTGGAGCGAGTGAATGTTACCTTCTATGACAAAGAGCACATCCCGCTCGAGAAGTTTGTGTTCAAGATAGATGTTAACCAATCTTACAACTCCAAGGTGGAAGAGAGTGATATCGGATTTGCTCTGAGAGCTTTCCTCATCAAACTGACAGTCGCTAAGCCAGCAACCAAACCCCTTCCACCCA GTAGCGGCTGGGAGATCACTGCTTATTTTCGAGCCCTTCCTCAAGGCAGCAGCAAGGAAAAGGAAGCTCAGCTGTGGATCCCAACTGACACGAAGCAGTGGCTGCAACCGCCGGATATAACGCCCATTAAATCTATGAGCAGCCAACCATTGAAAGTGCAGCTCTATTTGGAGCATCCTAATCCTTGTGAACCTAAGAAACTAGAAGAGTAG